One window from the genome of Glycine soja cultivar W05 chromosome 12, ASM419377v2, whole genome shotgun sequence encodes:
- the LOC114378210 gene encoding uncharacterized protein LOC114378210, with translation MASGGTYLSLAMLVVAGSLIYNTKEVSGQCGGSLSDLIAQCSQYVQKSGPKIPPSATCCAALRKFNVPCACKLVTKEAASLVSIPKVVFVGRSCGLNLPPGMQCGAVKIPPKAMK, from the exons ATGGCAAGTGGTGGCACTTATTTGTCCTTGGCAATGTTGGTGGTTGCAGGATCTTTAATATATAACACAAAAGAGGTTTCAGGTCAATGTGGAGGAAGTCTTTCAGATCTTATAGCACAATGCTCACAGTATGTGCAAAAGTCAGGACCAAAGATTCCACCTTCAGCGACGTGCTGTGCAGCGTTGAGAAAGTTTAATGTGCCATGCGCATGCAAACTCGTTACTAAAGAAGCTGCAAGCCTTGTGAGCATTCCAAAGGTCGTCTTTGTTGGACGCTCTTGTGGATTGAACCTTCCCCCCGGAATGCAATGTGGAG CTGTTAAAATTCCGCCGAAGGCCATGAAGTGA